A single region of the Thioalkalivibrio nitratireducens DSM 14787 genome encodes:
- a CDS encoding SLC13 family permease: protein MWPGYYRTSRPLLAELPLRDTIDASDGHPQWSLHARTPKPGTGILPATAWRNQVTVEIALVFTLIAAALYLFASEKLPLDITAILIMVTLIAIPQLFHSQWLLERGVDLQAAFPTVSEGLSGLSSTATVTVLAMFILSAGIQRSGLVHVLGQRLFPMVGKSELRMILIIAALVGLISGFINNTAAVAVAIPLVLDMARRLKLRASRLLMPVSFFGMLGGTLTLIGTSTNILASAILADHEDFGRQIGMFEFTHLGLIVLGVGLVYFVTIGRWLMPKKDLVRLGDDENRFVIELGVPADSPLVDQTLRQYKFALKASVQVLKLVRGDIVHIKRAEEIRVHPDDIIQVHAELRQVMDLIKSDKVEVLSVSGESSRVRSDGKLVRVLLRDARRFEGREVRAAKFWDRYQARLIGLEKGALEERRIADEPLEVGGVALLEISRTALTRLRDADDLMILEESHDEFDRRRMWIAGGVMAAVVLGAALTPLPIVVTALLGVVAMVATGCVDKEDMYTGVSWPVIFLLAGVIPLGIAMTKSGAADLLAGLLATHAGDWHPILVLMALYLLTTLLTELVSNNASVVILVPVAVSLGHILQIDFFALVLAVMFAASTSFLSPIGYQTNTMIYGTGLYRFTDFAKVGAPLNLLLMVVTSIGIWWLWLV, encoded by the coding sequence ATGTGGCCGGGATATTACCGAACATCAAGACCCCTTCTGGCCGAGCTGCCGTTGCGCGACACTATCGACGCCTCGGACGGCCACCCGCAATGGAGCCTCCACGCACGCACCCCCAAGCCCGGAACCGGGATCCTTCCGGCCACTGCATGGAGAAATCAGGTGACCGTCGAAATCGCGCTGGTCTTCACTCTCATCGCCGCGGCGCTGTACCTGTTCGCCAGCGAGAAACTGCCGCTGGACATCACCGCGATCCTGATCATGGTCACGCTGATCGCCATCCCGCAGCTGTTCCACTCCCAGTGGCTGCTGGAACGGGGCGTCGACCTCCAGGCGGCATTCCCGACGGTCAGCGAGGGCCTCTCCGGCCTGTCGAGCACCGCTACCGTCACGGTGCTGGCGATGTTCATTCTGTCGGCCGGCATCCAGCGCTCCGGGCTGGTGCACGTGCTGGGCCAGCGCCTGTTTCCGATGGTGGGGAAATCCGAACTGCGCATGATCCTGATCATCGCGGCGCTGGTGGGGCTGATCTCCGGATTCATCAACAACACCGCGGCGGTCGCGGTGGCCATCCCGCTGGTCCTCGACATGGCGCGGCGGCTGAAACTGCGGGCCTCGCGACTGCTGATGCCGGTCAGCTTCTTCGGCATGCTCGGGGGCACGCTGACGCTGATCGGCACGTCGACGAACATTCTGGCCTCGGCGATCCTCGCGGACCACGAGGACTTCGGCCGCCAGATCGGCATGTTCGAGTTCACCCACCTGGGCCTGATCGTGCTCGGTGTCGGCCTGGTCTACTTCGTGACCATCGGCCGCTGGCTGATGCCGAAAAAGGACTTGGTCCGGCTGGGCGATGACGAGAACCGCTTCGTGATCGAACTGGGCGTCCCGGCCGACAGCCCGCTGGTGGACCAAACGCTGAGACAGTACAAATTTGCGCTCAAGGCATCGGTACAGGTGCTGAAGCTCGTCCGCGGCGACATCGTCCACATCAAGCGCGCTGAAGAAATCCGGGTACACCCCGACGACATCATCCAGGTCCATGCCGAGTTGCGGCAGGTAATGGATCTGATCAAATCCGACAAGGTCGAGGTTCTCTCGGTCTCCGGCGAGTCCAGCCGGGTGCGCAGCGACGGCAAGCTGGTGCGTGTATTGCTCCGCGACGCCCGGCGCTTCGAGGGCCGGGAGGTTCGTGCCGCGAAATTCTGGGACCGTTATCAGGCGCGGCTGATCGGTCTGGAAAAAGGGGCGCTGGAAGAGCGCCGCATTGCCGATGAGCCGCTGGAAGTCGGCGGGGTTGCCCTGCTGGAAATCTCGCGCACTGCGCTGACTCGCCTCCGAGATGCGGACGACCTGATGATCCTGGAGGAAAGCCACGATGAATTCGACCGCCGGCGCATGTGGATCGCCGGCGGTGTGATGGCCGCCGTGGTGCTCGGCGCGGCACTGACACCGCTGCCGATCGTGGTCACGGCACTGCTGGGCGTGGTGGCGATGGTCGCGACCGGCTGCGTCGACAAGGAGGACATGTACACCGGGGTGTCGTGGCCGGTGATCTTCCTGCTCGCGGGGGTGATTCCATTGGGCATCGCGATGACCAAGTCGGGCGCCGCCGACCTGCTCGCCGGGCTGCTGGCGACACACGCGGGCGACTGGCACCCGATTCTCGTGCTGATGGCGCTGTACCTGCTGACCACGCTGCTCACCGAACTGGTCAGCAACAATGCCTCGGTGGTGATTCTCGTGCCCGTCGCGGTCTCGCTGGGGCATATCCTGCAGATCGATTTCTTCGCGCTGGTGCTGGCCGTGATGTTCGCCGCGTCGACCAGCTTCCTGTCGCCGATCGGCTACCAGACCAACACGATGATCTACGGCACCGGCCTGTACCGCTTCACCGACTTCGCGAAGGTCGGTGCGCCACTGAACCTCTTGCTCATGGTGGTCACCAGCATCGGCATCTGGTGGCTGTGGCTGGTCTGA
- a CDS encoding glycosyltransferase codes for MRETPDRRSSDACAFTIVSRNYLHFALTLLRSVQEHSPRVDRWVCLCDEPGGVNAAELPFQLLNIRDLPLGDVDAFIFQYTILELNTAIKPYVFEALFERGYDKVVYIDPDIRFYAPLDGILDLLDRCQILLTPHLTGQLDDGRHPNELAILRSGTYNLGFLALRRAQDSMEMLRWWQGKLARECVVDLPRGLFVDQKWMELVPSMFPEVYINRDPGWNVAYWNINHRRVERTAEGYRVDGRPLLFFHFSGVSIDGKVFSKHQDRFTMVSVPASVRELVRDYVAALNGNGAANFAKIPYGFATFANGIRIPDEAREIFRRNRRELRLSAPVYTAQGASEVIHQLNKPATLAGRKSPLVTRVAYRLYEKRPDLQAAFPDVFGAHAAAFAEWFVRSATEQAGIGEPFVRPIRTRLECDGGGAAVEQAVTTPMVSVAPRRSRAMKGIAAGAYRIAWRARPMLRRFVPYNTRHLLHGWLVRHAFRTAESGPAQGAVDCGARLPSGVNVLGYLHAASGVGESGRTMLRALQAAGYPVAALDFRVGNVSRMQEEPPLEPVDEQVYRINLLHVNADQVPVAHKTLGAGFFAGHRNIGYWAWELPDFPEHWRSSADVLDEVWVPSRFCQEAIGRALRVPVLRIPHAIDLGEPPPVDRDTVGLSRDRFLFLFQFDLLSIAARKNPQAVLRAYRKAFGEQPKDVGLVIKLANAEHDPETLGELRRLAEDDPSVRLITGYLSRAQVIGLMNAVDCFVSLHRSEGFGLALAESMYLGKPVIATGWSGNMDFMNSWNSLPVRFRLQRLESSAGPYPKGSHWADPDVAHAAECMRRLVDDAALCVRIGEAARETIRTNFSPAAVGRIAAQRLRLLEPASGD; via the coding sequence ATGCGAGAAACTCCCGACAGGCGCTCGAGTGACGCCTGCGCGTTCACCATTGTCTCCAGGAACTACCTGCACTTCGCCCTGACCCTGCTGCGCAGTGTCCAGGAGCACTCGCCGAGGGTAGACCGCTGGGTGTGCCTGTGTGACGAGCCCGGGGGGGTGAACGCGGCGGAGTTGCCGTTTCAGTTGCTGAATATCCGCGATCTGCCGCTGGGGGACGTGGACGCCTTCATCTTTCAGTACACGATCCTGGAGTTGAATACGGCGATCAAGCCGTACGTGTTCGAGGCCCTCTTCGAGCGCGGCTACGACAAAGTCGTGTACATCGATCCGGACATCCGCTTCTACGCTCCCCTGGACGGGATTCTGGACTTGCTCGACCGGTGCCAGATCCTGCTGACCCCGCACCTGACGGGGCAGCTGGATGACGGGCGCCACCCCAATGAGTTGGCGATCCTACGCAGCGGCACCTACAACCTTGGATTCCTCGCGCTGCGTCGAGCGCAGGACAGCATGGAGATGCTGCGCTGGTGGCAGGGCAAGCTGGCGCGCGAGTGCGTGGTAGATTTGCCGCGGGGTCTGTTCGTGGACCAGAAGTGGATGGAACTGGTGCCCAGCATGTTCCCGGAAGTCTACATCAACCGGGACCCGGGCTGGAACGTCGCCTACTGGAACATCAATCACCGCCGTGTGGAGCGCACCGCGGAGGGCTACCGGGTCGACGGCCGCCCCCTGCTGTTTTTCCACTTCTCCGGGGTGAGCATTGATGGCAAGGTGTTCAGCAAGCATCAGGACCGCTTCACTATGGTCTCGGTGCCTGCGTCGGTACGTGAGCTGGTCCGGGATTACGTCGCGGCTCTCAACGGGAACGGCGCGGCCAACTTCGCGAAAATTCCGTATGGCTTCGCCACGTTCGCCAACGGCATCCGGATACCCGATGAGGCCCGCGAGATCTTCCGCCGGAATCGCCGGGAATTGCGTCTGTCGGCGCCCGTGTACACTGCGCAAGGGGCCTCCGAGGTGATCCATCAGCTCAACAAGCCGGCCACCCTGGCAGGGCGCAAGTCGCCGCTGGTGACCCGCGTCGCCTACCGGTTGTACGAGAAGCGCCCCGACCTGCAAGCAGCGTTCCCCGACGTGTTCGGGGCCCATGCAGCGGCTTTCGCGGAGTGGTTCGTGCGCAGCGCCACCGAGCAGGCAGGCATCGGCGAGCCGTTCGTCCGCCCGATTCGCACGCGACTGGAGTGTGACGGGGGGGGCGCGGCGGTGGAGCAGGCCGTTACGACCCCGATGGTAAGCGTGGCGCCCCGGCGGTCAAGGGCCATGAAAGGGATCGCCGCCGGCGCCTACAGGATCGCCTGGCGGGCGCGGCCCATGCTGCGCCGCTTCGTCCCCTACAACACGCGCCATCTGCTGCATGGCTGGCTCGTCCGGCACGCGTTCCGCACCGCGGAGAGCGGCCCAGCGCAGGGCGCGGTGGATTGCGGTGCGAGGCTGCCGAGCGGGGTCAATGTCCTCGGTTATCTGCACGCGGCCTCTGGGGTCGGCGAGTCCGGCCGCACCATGCTGCGGGCCTTGCAGGCAGCGGGTTACCCGGTGGCTGCGCTGGATTTTCGTGTCGGCAATGTCTCGCGGATGCAGGAGGAGCCGCCGCTCGAACCGGTCGACGAACAGGTCTACCGGATCAATCTGCTGCATGTGAACGCGGACCAGGTCCCGGTGGCCCACAAGACCCTTGGCGCCGGATTCTTCGCCGGCCATCGCAACATCGGCTATTGGGCCTGGGAGCTGCCGGATTTTCCGGAACACTGGCGCTCCTCTGCGGACGTGCTCGACGAGGTCTGGGTGCCCTCGCGCTTCTGTCAGGAGGCCATCGGCCGGGCGCTGCGGGTGCCGGTGCTGCGGATCCCCCATGCCATCGACCTTGGCGAGCCGCCACCTGTAGACCGCGATACCGTCGGCCTGTCGCGGGACCGGTTTCTGTTCCTGTTCCAGTTTGATCTGCTCAGTATCGCCGCGCGGAAAAACCCCCAGGCGGTGCTGCGGGCGTACCGGAAGGCTTTCGGTGAGCAGCCCAAGGACGTGGGGCTGGTGATCAAGCTCGCCAACGCCGAGCACGACCCCGAGACTCTGGGCGAGCTGCGACGTTTGGCGGAGGACGATCCGTCGGTACGGCTCATCACGGGCTACCTGAGCCGCGCGCAGGTCATCGGCTTGATGAACGCGGTGGACTGCTTCGTCTCCCTGCACCGCTCGGAGGGCTTTGGGCTTGCACTGGCGGAGTCGATGTATCTGGGTAAGCCGGTCATTGCTACCGGCTGGTCCGGCAACATGGACTTCATGAACTCCTGGAATTCGCTGCCCGTGCGCTTCCGGTTGCAGCGCCTCGAGAGCTCGGCCGGCCCTTACCCCAAGGGGAGCCACTGGGCCGATCCGGACGTGGCGCATGCTGCCGAATGCATGCGCCGGTTGGTGGACGATGCAGCCCTGTGCGTCCGCATCGGGGAGGCGGCGCGGGAGACCATCCGCACGAACTTCTCGCCGGCGGCGGTGGGGCGGATCGCCGCGCAGCGCCTGCGTCTGTTGGAGCCGGCATCTGGTGATTGA
- a CDS encoding DUF21 domain-containing protein, with amino-acid sequence MALLTWIGILICLSQSAMLSGLNLGLFSLSKLELEIAARKGDPRARRVLHLREDSNFALVTILWGNVGVNVLLALLSGSVLSGVVAFLFSTVVITIFAEIIPQSYFTRNALRMAALLAPVLRGYQLLLYPVARPTAWVLDAWLGGENVRYYPERDLRQVIQLHMEATESEIARVEGQGALNFLELDDVPLDAEGEPVDPSSVLQLEFDGAYPVFPPISPRADDPFLQRVNRSGKSWAVIVDARNEPRLVLSTNDFIREAMFEPARFNPLRHCHRPILARSGERRLGDLIARFRLYSGEAGDDIVMDDVVLLWGPQPRVMTGTDILGRLLRGIAASERNGMTADVELARRLS; translated from the coding sequence ATGGCTTTGCTGACCTGGATCGGGATCCTGATCTGCCTGTCGCAATCGGCGATGCTTTCAGGCCTCAACCTGGGGCTGTTCTCGCTGAGCAAGCTGGAACTCGAAATCGCGGCGCGCAAGGGCGATCCCCGTGCACGGCGGGTGCTGCATCTGCGCGAGGATTCCAACTTCGCGCTGGTCACGATCCTCTGGGGCAATGTCGGCGTGAACGTGCTGCTGGCGCTGCTCTCGGGCTCGGTCCTGAGCGGCGTGGTCGCCTTCCTGTTTTCGACCGTGGTAATCACCATCTTTGCGGAGATCATCCCGCAGTCCTATTTCACCCGCAACGCGCTGCGCATGGCTGCGCTGCTCGCGCCGGTCCTGCGCGGCTACCAGCTACTGCTGTACCCGGTGGCACGACCGACTGCCTGGGTCCTGGATGCATGGCTGGGTGGCGAGAACGTGCGCTATTACCCGGAGCGGGATCTGCGCCAGGTGATCCAACTGCACATGGAGGCGACCGAGTCGGAGATTGCGCGGGTGGAGGGCCAGGGGGCGTTGAATTTTCTCGAGCTCGATGATGTTCCGCTGGACGCGGAAGGCGAACCCGTTGATCCGTCCAGCGTGCTTCAGCTCGAGTTCGACGGTGCGTATCCGGTGTTTCCGCCGATCTCCCCGCGCGCGGACGACCCCTTCCTGCAACGAGTGAATCGCTCCGGAAAGAGCTGGGCCGTGATCGTCGATGCCCGCAACGAGCCGAGGCTGGTGCTCAGCACCAACGACTTCATCCGCGAAGCGATGTTCGAACCCGCGCGGTTCAACCCGCTGCGGCATTGCCATCGCCCGATCCTGGCGCGCAGCGGCGAGCGCAGGCTGGGTGATCTGATTGCGCGGTTTCGGCTTTATTCCGGGGAGGCGGGCGATGACATCGTGATGGACGACGTGGTGCTGCTGTGGGGGCCACAGCCGCGGGTGATGACCGGGACGGACATCCTCGGGCGCCTGCTGCGGGGGATCGCCGCCAGCGAGCGTAACGGGATGACCGCGGACGTCGAACTGGCCCGGCGGTTGTCCTGA
- a CDS encoding PIG-L family deacetylase, producing MWEGDILPYQALERLGEGDALVLAPHPQDEVLGCAGAILSHLEAGDTVSVVIVTNGRPLEGDDVAREAHIHLRREESEAAARVLGYGAPRFLNEPDWRLEYGERLVRLLLGLIEEKRAGWVYAPSHYEVHPDYRAMALAAMEAVRRVQRPVHLAQYEIGNPLMPNRLLDISRHIQTKRRAASCFPSQLAYQPYDRQIIDGLNCFRTCTLPKGIRAAEAYQVISADELRQERPGLYAALLRPWRPVRNQLVAADTLVSVIVRSVGRPQLVEALRSIAAQTYPWIEVVLVDAAAQGDLGSSDWVGPHPVRRVGGDRRLLRSAAANAGLDAARGAYIAFLDEDDWYEPNHIQRLVDALEEQSNVVIAYSGVRRIRTTEEGRIEDLGVFDEPFDASRLWLENIIPINAVLLRANAIRGHCRFDENLDLHEDWDFWLQCLDRGDFVRLGGSSAAYRIGAASTSGVWEDADRVQESAQRLLEKWWPKLEPAVIRHGFEIVREKLSTAHEALRESHRAAAREQEGLRGALEVSRRYTDDLLRHLNGQDTRLQAMDAALRESHRAAAREQESLREALEVSRRYADDLLRHLNGQDTRLRAIEASLRTLDQRLDHLTRSLEQLVGQHHEGHRYLVDKLAENRAEIDSIKELLDPLQRSPGRLGMGGSADSESG from the coding sequence ATGTGGGAGGGGGATATTCTGCCGTACCAGGCGCTGGAGCGGCTCGGCGAGGGCGATGCACTGGTCCTGGCCCCGCATCCGCAAGATGAGGTGCTGGGCTGCGCGGGCGCGATCCTTTCGCATCTGGAGGCCGGTGACACGGTCTCCGTCGTTATCGTTACCAACGGCCGCCCCTTGGAGGGTGACGATGTTGCACGGGAAGCCCACATCCACTTGCGCCGCGAGGAATCCGAGGCGGCCGCGCGGGTACTGGGCTATGGCGCGCCGCGGTTTCTGAACGAGCCGGATTGGCGTCTCGAGTACGGCGAGCGCCTCGTACGGCTACTGCTCGGGTTGATCGAGGAAAAGCGGGCCGGTTGGGTCTACGCGCCGTCCCACTATGAGGTGCATCCGGACTATCGGGCGATGGCACTGGCGGCCATGGAGGCAGTGCGCCGGGTGCAGCGCCCGGTCCATCTGGCGCAGTATGAGATTGGTAACCCGCTGATGCCCAACCGGCTGCTCGATATCAGCCGCCACATCCAGACGAAGCGGCGGGCGGCGTCCTGTTTTCCCTCGCAATTGGCGTATCAGCCGTACGACCGCCAGATCATCGACGGCCTCAATTGCTTCCGAACCTGCACGCTCCCCAAGGGGATACGGGCGGCGGAGGCGTATCAGGTCATCAGCGCCGACGAATTGCGCCAGGAACGGCCTGGTCTCTACGCAGCCCTGCTGCGACCCTGGCGGCCCGTGCGCAATCAGCTGGTCGCGGCGGACACTTTGGTGTCCGTGATTGTCCGCAGCGTCGGCCGGCCGCAGTTGGTCGAGGCGCTGCGCTCAATCGCGGCCCAGACCTATCCATGGATTGAGGTCGTCCTGGTTGATGCCGCCGCGCAAGGTGATCTGGGCAGCTCCGACTGGGTGGGTCCCCATCCCGTCCGCCGGGTGGGCGGCGACAGGCGATTGTTGCGAAGTGCTGCGGCAAACGCTGGGCTGGATGCGGCCCGGGGCGCCTACATCGCCTTCCTGGACGAGGATGATTGGTACGAGCCGAACCATATCCAGCGGCTGGTGGATGCGCTCGAGGAGCAGTCCAATGTAGTGATCGCTTATTCGGGGGTGCGCCGGATCCGGACCACTGAAGAGGGTCGGATCGAAGATCTCGGCGTCTTCGACGAGCCCTTTGACGCCTCCCGGCTTTGGCTGGAGAACATCATCCCGATCAACGCAGTGCTGCTCCGGGCAAACGCCATTCGTGGTCATTGCCGCTTTGACGAGAACTTGGATCTGCACGAGGACTGGGACTTCTGGTTGCAATGCCTGGACCGCGGGGACTTCGTTCGCCTCGGTGGATCGAGCGCGGCGTACCGCATCGGGGCCGCGTCGACGTCGGGCGTATGGGAGGACGCCGATCGTGTCCAAGAGAGCGCGCAGCGCCTGCTGGAGAAATGGTGGCCGAAGCTGGAGCCCGCTGTGATCCGCCACGGTTTCGAAATCGTGCGTGAGAAACTCAGTACCGCGCATGAGGCCTTGCGCGAATCCCATCGGGCGGCGGCGCGCGAGCAGGAGGGCCTCCGTGGGGCCCTCGAGGTGAGCCGGCGCTACACCGACGACTTGTTGCGCCATTTGAACGGTCAGGACACACGGTTGCAGGCCATGGATGCGGCCTTGCGCGAATCCCATCGGGCGGCGGCGCGCGAGCAGGAGAGTCTGCGTGAGGCCCTTGAGGTGAGCCGGCGCTACGCCGACGACTTGTTGCGCCATTTGAACGGTCAGGACACACGGTTGCGGGCCATCGAGGCATCACTGAGAACTCTCGATCAGCGGCTCGATCACCTTACCCGCTCCCTGGAGCAGTTGGTTGGCCAACACCATGAAGGTCACCGCTACCTGGTGGACAAACTCGCCGAGAATCGAGCGGAAATCGATTCCATAAAGGAACTTCTCGATCCGTTGCAGCGGTCGCCGGGCCGCCTCGGGATGGGCGGTTCCGCAGACTCAGAATCCGGTTGA
- a CDS encoding RibD family protein: MSERKVLRLFPAPQQEQDLEGLYLADAIGPIDASGRAFVYTNFISSLDGRIAVENPRKGRRTAPPAITNPRDWRLFQELAARADALIVSAAFLRQIPDRQLQDKLPVERDPRFQDLHDWRKARDLPPQPALVVLSRSLDPNLAERCSLLERPVYFALGRKADLGNREAVETTGVRILIAGDGEHVEGKPLIDALGREGFRRIYSMAGPRVLHALLKDRVLHRIYLTHFHRLLGGQSFDTLLEGLALDPPAAFIPHTLYYDTLGSDGVGQFFASYDIR; this comes from the coding sequence ATGAGCGAACGCAAGGTATTAAGGCTGTTCCCTGCTCCACAGCAGGAGCAGGATCTCGAAGGGCTTTATCTGGCAGACGCGATCGGACCGATTGATGCTTCCGGCCGGGCCTTCGTCTATACCAACTTCATCTCCAGCCTGGATGGCCGGATCGCGGTGGAAAACCCGCGCAAGGGCCGGCGCACCGCGCCGCCCGCGATCACCAACCCCCGGGACTGGCGCCTGTTCCAGGAACTCGCCGCGCGCGCCGATGCGCTGATCGTCAGCGCCGCGTTCCTGCGCCAGATTCCCGATCGCCAGTTGCAGGATAAGCTCCCGGTGGAACGCGACCCCCGGTTCCAGGATCTTCACGATTGGCGCAAGGCCCGGGACTTGCCGCCGCAACCCGCCCTAGTAGTCCTAAGCCGCAGCCTCGACCCGAACCTTGCCGAACGCTGCAGCCTGCTGGAGCGTCCCGTTTACTTCGCGCTGGGACGCAAAGCGGACCTGGGTAATCGCGAGGCGGTGGAAACAACCGGGGTGCGTATCCTGATCGCCGGCGACGGCGAGCACGTGGAAGGAAAGCCCCTGATCGACGCACTGGGACGCGAGGGGTTCCGGCGCATCTACTCGATGGCGGGACCACGTGTGCTACACGCCCTGCTGAAGGATCGCGTCCTCCACCGGATCTATCTGACCCACTTCCACCGCCTGCTCGGCGGCCAGTCCTTCGATACCCTGCTCGAAGGACTGGCGCTGGACCCGCCCGCAGCCTTTATTCCCCATACGCTGTACTACGATACCCTGGGCAGCGACGGGGTCGGCCAGTTCTTCGCCTCCTACGATATTCGCTGA
- a CDS encoding GNAT family N-acetyltransferase, whose translation MASNAIIRHAHRGDAEAVAAIWNPQIRDTVFTFDHHEYPVEEVARMIDARETAGLVWLVAEEDGAVTGFATYAPFRDGEGYARTMEHTIFLDPEAAGDGLGELLMDALVNEGRARGVHSLIACVTGENEVGLKFHRDQGFEVVGSISEAGRKSGRWMDLRILQRRL comes from the coding sequence GTGGCAAGCAACGCGATCATTCGACACGCGCACAGGGGCGACGCCGAGGCGGTGGCGGCGATCTGGAATCCACAGATCCGGGATACCGTTTTCACCTTTGACCACCACGAATACCCGGTGGAAGAGGTTGCCCGGATGATCGACGCACGGGAGACGGCGGGCCTAGTCTGGCTGGTCGCGGAGGAGGACGGTGCCGTGACCGGGTTTGCGACCTACGCGCCTTTCCGCGACGGCGAGGGTTATGCCCGGACCATGGAACACACGATTTTTCTGGATCCGGAGGCGGCTGGCGACGGGCTGGGAGAGTTGCTGATGGATGCGCTGGTGAACGAGGGTCGCGCGCGTGGGGTGCATTCCCTGATCGCCTGTGTGACCGGGGAGAACGAGGTGGGGCTGAAATTTCACCGCGACCAGGGTTTCGAGGTCGTCGGGTCGATCTCCGAGGCCGGGCGCAAGTCTGGGCGCTGGATGGATCTGCGAATTCTGCAGCGGCGCTTGTGA
- a CDS encoding DUF1028 domain-containing protein: protein MRRLHSVRNVCPPRAVFGSAELGPGPLPVATYSVVARDTETGQLGVAVQSHYFAVGSVSPHAEAGVAAMTIQSFAKPRYAVEGLRLIREGASAQEALTALRRGDTHAEYRQSAIADTLGGVAVHTGERCIPEAGHHSGDGYACLGNMLLEVGIWERMGAAFEAADGELVDRLIVSLEAAQSAGGDLRGRRSAAVIVVSAEASGDPAIDVLFNLRVEDHEQPLQELNRLVTLKKAFHHNSRGDHHLRNGDVHAALCEFSTAVSMAPAHEELVFWQAVAMAIAGFEKEAEPLFRELFDASRNWRLLAERVARSRYLPEGSHALDSVLESAP, encoded by the coding sequence ATGAGACGCCTGCACTCCGTCCGCAACGTTTGCCCGCCGCGCGCAGTCTTCGGCAGTGCCGAACTCGGGCCAGGGCCGCTGCCCGTTGCGACCTATTCGGTGGTGGCACGCGACACGGAAACCGGCCAGCTCGGGGTGGCCGTGCAGTCGCATTATTTCGCCGTCGGCAGTGTGAGCCCGCATGCGGAAGCCGGCGTGGCCGCGATGACCATCCAGTCCTTTGCCAAACCCCGTTATGCGGTGGAAGGCCTACGGCTGATCCGCGAGGGGGCGTCGGCTCAGGAGGCGCTGACAGCGCTGCGTCGCGGCGACACGCATGCGGAGTACCGCCAGTCGGCGATAGCCGATACCCTGGGCGGGGTCGCGGTCCACACGGGTGAACGCTGCATCCCGGAAGCGGGTCACCACTCCGGGGACGGGTATGCCTGTCTGGGGAACATGCTGCTCGAGGTCGGCATCTGGGAGCGGATGGGAGCGGCCTTCGAGGCGGCGGACGGCGAACTCGTCGACCGGTTGATCGTTTCGCTCGAGGCGGCGCAGTCGGCGGGGGGCGACCTGCGCGGCCGGCGTTCTGCCGCGGTCATCGTCGTCAGTGCAGAGGCATCGGGGGATCCGGCAATCGACGTGCTGTTCAATCTTCGGGTCGAAGACCACGAGCAGCCGCTGCAGGAACTGAACCGGCTGGTGACCCTGAAGAAGGCGTTTCACCATAACAGCCGGGGCGACCATCACCTGCGCAATGGCGACGTGCACGCGGCGTTGTGTGAGTTCTCCACGGCCGTGTCGATGGCCCCGGCCCACGAGGAGCTGGTTTTCTGGCAGGCCGTGGCGATGGCGATCGCCGGGTTCGAGAAAGAGGCGGAACCCCTGTTCCGGGAGCTGTTCGACGCCTCCCGGAACTGGCGGCTGCTGGCGGAACGTGTCGCCCGGTCCCGGTATCTGCCCGAGGGGTCGCACGCGCTCGATTCGGTCCTGGAATCCGCGCCTTGA
- a CDS encoding transglutaminase domain-containing protein: protein MWLRVSCHLEMQFAVASPMILLLRPHSDTRQWVARDHYAVWPGLPIAEYTDMYGNRCQRLLAPAGSFHLEACSDVQVPSGVEQAPGAPFVEVQDLPAETLMYLAPSRYCESDRLGGLASEITGDCLPGYDQVHAISAWIRRTLAYRAESDPTPVSAVEALNRGDGVCRDFAHLGIALCRSLSIPARMIVGYLHGLEPMDLHAWFEAFVGGRWYVFDPTRATLGGARVCLGHGRDAADVPVFTQFGPPVIPSCMKVSVEEIAGSQH, encoded by the coding sequence ATGTGGTTACGCGTGAGTTGCCATCTGGAGATGCAGTTTGCTGTGGCGAGTCCGATGATCCTGTTGTTGCGCCCGCACAGCGATACCCGGCAGTGGGTGGCCCGGGATCACTATGCGGTTTGGCCCGGCCTCCCGATCGCGGAATACACCGACATGTACGGCAACCGCTGCCAGCGCCTGCTGGCACCCGCTGGATCGTTCCACCTGGAAGCCTGTTCGGACGTCCAGGTACCCAGTGGCGTCGAGCAGGCCCCGGGGGCACCGTTCGTGGAGGTGCAGGATCTCCCCGCCGAGACGCTGATGTACCTCGCGCCGAGCCGCTACTGCGAGTCCGACAGGCTGGGCGGACTCGCCAGCGAGATCACAGGTGACTGCCTGCCCGGATACGACCAGGTGCACGCCATTTCGGCCTGGATCCGCCGCACCCTGGCCTACCGGGCGGAGTCCGATCCGACCCCAGTCTCCGCGGTGGAGGCGCTGAATCGTGGCGACGGCGTCTGCCGCGACTTTGCGCATCTGGGTATCGCGCTGTGCAGAAGTCTGAGCATTCCGGCCCGGATGATCGTCGGCTATCTGCACGGGCTCGAGCCGATGGATCTGCATGCCTGGTTCGAGGCCTTCGTCGGCGGCAGGTGGTATGTGTTCGATCCGACCCGTGCGACGCTGGGCGGCGCACGGGTGTGTCTCGGTCACGGCCGCGATGCAGCCGATGTGCCCGTGTTCACGCAGTTCGGTCCACCCGTGATCCCCTCCTGCATGAAGGTGTCGGTCGAGGAGATCGCCGGCTCCCAGCACTGA